In Chloroflexota bacterium, a genomic segment contains:
- a CDS encoding aspartyl protease family protein, with the protein MPTGHFDEGEAPRIGGRLSIPSLTISGHIDFLVDTGADNTVLFIDDGDRLGLPYNKLPPPTPGARGVGGPAAVSIVEATVSLWDIVQENGIDHFQEYPLSIRLLIMLHNEDEEKEKAMQGVASLLGRDVLNHWAISYDAPTNVLTFDNFRA; encoded by the coding sequence ATGCCGACAGGTCATTTCGACGAGGGAGAAGCTCCGAGGATAGGAGGAAGGCTTAGCATCCCCTCTTTGACAATTTCTGGACACATCGACTTTCTTGTTGACACGGGGGCCGACAACACCGTCTTGTTCATTGATGACGGGGACAGGTTAGGGCTGCCATACAACAAGCTGCCGCCGCCAACACCCGGCGCTCGCGGCGTTGGCGGCCCCGCAGCCGTATCCATCGTTGAAGCAACGGTCAGCCTATGGGACATCGTACAAGAGAATGGCATCGACCATTTCCAAGAGTATCCGCTGTCCATAAGGCTGCTCATCATGCTGCATAACGAAGATGAAGAGAAAGAGAAGGCCATGCAGGGTGTGGCCTCGCTACTTGGGCGGGACGTACTGAATCACTGGGCAATCTCATACGATGCGCCGACCAACGTCCTCACTTTTGACAACTTCCGAGCTTAA
- a CDS encoding NADH-quinone oxidoreductase subunit N has product MTMDVRFELLWPEFLVAGLAFLVFTLDFFIRPVRKDILAWVSAAGLAVIIAFTVPFLLNEHDSLFDGLYRVDSYALFFKVLSMGIGIAVILGSLHFVNQRLTHPGEYYAIIIVSVLAMMMMAASGELLTAYLSLELLSFCLYILSGFALQDRRSNEASVKYVLLGAFSSGLLLYGIVLLYGALGTTHFAEMATALDGAGGVEGRLLIGLALVVAGLGFKLAAVPFHMWAPDVYQGAPMPITAYIAVGSKAAAFALVLRLFYEGLAPAYDQWQMLIAGMAALTMIFGNVVAIVQTNVKRMLAYSSVGQVGFLLMGIAALSPLASNGLLVHLVGYSLTNFAVFFAITAFYNATGKDDIPDFAGLAGRSPFLAAAITIGLFSLAGLPFLAGFVTKFYLFSAAAAEDLLWLAGVAMFASLISLYYYLQLIRQMYIEKAPEDEGGSVAVATPAVLTAVIGAMALGVVLLGVYPDPVMAAIEEATRALRPGDGAWITLGAAGR; this is encoded by the coding sequence ATGACGATGGACGTTCGTTTCGAGCTGCTCTGGCCGGAGTTCCTGGTCGCGGGACTGGCCTTCCTCGTGTTCACGTTGGACTTCTTCATCCGGCCGGTCAGAAAGGACATCCTCGCCTGGGTCTCCGCCGCCGGTCTCGCCGTCATCATCGCCTTCACCGTGCCCTTCCTGCTGAACGAGCACGACAGCCTCTTCGACGGCCTCTACCGCGTCGACAGCTACGCGCTCTTCTTCAAGGTGCTCTCGATGGGCATCGGCATCGCCGTCATCCTCGGCTCGCTGCACTTCGTGAACCAGCGCCTGACGCACCCCGGCGAGTACTACGCCATCATCATCGTGTCCGTGCTGGCGATGATGATGATGGCCGCGTCCGGCGAGCTCCTGACCGCCTACCTGTCGCTGGAGCTGCTGAGCTTCTGCCTCTACATCCTCAGCGGCTTCGCCCTGCAGGACCGCCGCTCCAACGAGGCCTCGGTCAAGTACGTGCTGCTGGGCGCGTTCTCGTCCGGCCTGCTCCTCTACGGCATCGTGCTGCTGTACGGCGCCCTCGGCACGACGCACTTCGCCGAGATGGCGACGGCGCTTGACGGCGCGGGCGGCGTCGAGGGCCGGCTGCTCATCGGCCTCGCGCTCGTGGTGGCCGGCCTCGGCTTCAAGCTCGCCGCCGTGCCCTTCCACATGTGGGCGCCCGACGTCTACCAGGGCGCGCCGATGCCGATAACGGCCTACATCGCCGTCGGCTCCAAGGCGGCGGCATTCGCGCTGGTGCTGCGTCTCTTCTACGAGGGACTCGCGCCCGCCTATGACCAGTGGCAGATGCTCATTGCGGGCATGGCCGCGCTGACGATGATCTTCGGCAACGTCGTCGCCATCGTGCAGACCAACGTGAAACGCATGCTGGCCTACTCGAGCGTCGGGCAGGTGGGCTTTCTGCTGATGGGAATCGCCGCCCTGTCGCCGCTGGCGTCCAACGGGCTCTTGGTGCACCTCGTCGGCTACTCGCTGACGAACTTCGCGGTGTTCTTCGCCATCACGGCCTTCTACAACGCGACGGGCAAGGACGACATCCCGGACTTCGCGGGCCTCGCCGGGCGCTCGCCGTTCCTGGCGGCCGCGATCACCATCGGCCTCTTCTCGCTGGCGGGCCTGCCCTTCCTGGCGGGCTTCGTCACCAAGTTCTACCTCTTCTCCGCCGCGGCCGCCGAGGACCTCCTGTGGCTGGCGGGCGTCGCCATGTTCGCGAGCCTCATCTCCCTCTACTACTACCTGCAGCTCATCCGGCAGATGTACATCGAGAAGGCGCCCGAGGACGAGGGCGGCTCCGTCGCCGTCGCGACGCCCGCCGTGCTCACCGCCGTCATCGGCGCGATGGCGCTCGGCGTCGTGCTCCTCGGCGTCTACCCCGATCCGGTCATGGCCGCTATTGAGGAGGCGACGCGCGCACTCCGCCCCGGCGACGGCGCGTGGATCACGCTTGGAGCAGCCGGGCGGTAG
- a CDS encoding NADH-quinone oxidoreductase subunit M: MSSMESVLLFALIAVPFFGALVMVFFPADKHSLIHWYTRVIAFAGLVMAVWLFVTFDTDGDLSKYTVDFEWLPALGIRYSLGISGITTPLVLLNAIIFMAGVLVSWNVTHRPKDFFIWLTLLVAGVYGVFLATDLFFLFFFYELAVVPMYLLIGVWGSSTDFTKQPAVEIPGYGGGGKYDRPKEYGAMKLMLYLVAGSVLVWVAILAVWAEARAETGMASFSIAALADVEYSTNFQRIFYPFFMVGFGVLAGLWPFHTWSPDGHVAAPTAVSMLHAGVLMKLGAFGILAVGMVILPEGASDWAPVLIGLGTVNVLYGAVSALGQRDLKYVIGYSSVSHMGYVLMGLGTLEVIGLNGAVFQMFSHGIMTGLFFAMVGIIYERTHLRDITVLEGLGKRMGVVGAFLAVAGLTSLGLPGFSSFVAELLVFIGTFRTYPILGVLAVIGAAITAVYILRLMAKVFFGPISDRWADLEDAKPLEVAVGAALVGVLLLWGLYPFRIVEIIDSGVKPLLEGMGIA, translated from the coding sequence ATGAGCAGCATGGAAAGCGTCCTGCTCTTTGCGCTGATCGCCGTGCCCTTCTTCGGGGCGCTGGTGATGGTCTTCTTCCCCGCCGACAAGCACAGCCTCATCCACTGGTACACGCGCGTCATCGCCTTCGCGGGCCTCGTGATGGCGGTGTGGCTCTTCGTGACCTTCGACACCGACGGCGACCTGTCGAAGTACACCGTCGACTTCGAGTGGCTGCCCGCGCTGGGCATCCGCTATTCGCTGGGCATCTCGGGCATCACGACGCCGCTGGTGCTGCTGAACGCCATCATCTTCATGGCGGGCGTGCTGGTGTCGTGGAACGTGACGCACCGGCCCAAGGACTTCTTCATCTGGCTGACGCTGCTGGTCGCGGGCGTCTACGGCGTCTTCCTGGCGACCGACCTCTTCTTCCTCTTCTTCTTCTACGAGCTGGCCGTGGTGCCCATGTACCTGCTCATCGGCGTGTGGGGCAGCAGCACCGACTTCACGAAGCAGCCCGCCGTCGAGATCCCCGGGTACGGCGGCGGCGGCAAGTACGACCGCCCCAAGGAATACGGGGCGATGAAGCTGATGCTCTACCTGGTCGCCGGCAGCGTGCTCGTCTGGGTCGCCATCCTCGCCGTCTGGGCCGAGGCCCGCGCCGAGACCGGCATGGCGAGCTTCTCCATCGCGGCGCTGGCCGATGTAGAGTACTCGACAAACTTCCAGCGCATTTTCTACCCGTTCTTCATGGTCGGCTTCGGCGTGCTGGCGGGCCTGTGGCCTTTCCACACCTGGTCGCCCGACGGCCACGTCGCCGCCCCGACGGCCGTCAGCATGCTGCACGCGGGCGTGCTGATGAAGCTGGGCGCGTTCGGCATCCTGGCCGTCGGCATGGTCATCCTGCCCGAGGGCGCGAGCGACTGGGCGCCGGTGCTCATCGGCCTCGGCACGGTCAACGTGCTCTACGGCGCGGTCTCGGCGCTCGGCCAGCGCGACCTCAAGTACGTCATCGGCTACTCCAGCGTCAGCCACATGGGCTACGTGCTCATGGGGTTGGGGACGCTGGAGGTCATCGGCCTCAACGGGGCGGTCTTCCAGATGTTCTCGCACGGCATCATGACGGGCCTCTTCTTCGCCATGGTGGGCATCATCTACGAGCGGACGCACCTGCGCGACATCACCGTTCTCGAGGGCCTCGGCAAGCGCATGGGCGTCGTTGGCGCATTCCTCGCCGTGGCGGGATTGACGTCGTTGGGGCTGCCCGGGTTCAGCAGCTTCGTGGCGGAGCTGCTTGTGTTCATCGGCACCTTCCGCACGTACCCGATCCTGGGCGTGCTGGCCGTCATCGGCGCGGCCATCACGGCGGTCTACATCCTGCGGCTCATGGCCAAGGTCTTCTTCGGCCCCATCAGCGACCGGTGGGCCGACCTGGAGGACGCCAAGCCGCTGGAGGTGGCCGTGGGCGCGGCGCTGGTGGGCGTGCTGCTCCTGTGGGGCCTCTACCCCTTCCGCATCGTCGAGATCATTGACAGCGGCGTGAAGCCGCTGCTCGAAGGGATGGGCATCGCATGA
- the nuoL gene encoding NADH-quinone oxidoreductase subunit L: MMEWAWLIPSLPAIAFALMVALRRWLPNWGAILATGSMAVSFALFFFVFADWFGQKSFPGDYTFMYSIDWLRAGDAVLTWGMWIDPITLTMLGLVTAAALGIQVYSWGYMAHEPRFTWFFAVHSLFAASMLALVMADNLLLLYIAWELVGICSYLLIGFFYDRRSAAEAAKKAFITTRVGDVGLLIGILLLFVETGTFELSAIFAALANGELSEGVVTGAALLMLMGAIGKSAQFPFHVWLPDAMEGPTPVSALVHSATMVVAGVFLVARVFPFFEASDTASLVLLCLGAVTALGAAAMALVMTDIKRVLAYSTLTDLAFMMLALGAGSVTAGMFHLLLHGFAKATLFLGAGSISHGSEQTDIRQMGGLRRRMPLTALAFGVAALSLGGIPPFGGFFSKDEVTLAAFHGQFGWVFLIVALTVGFMKALYMGRVFFSAFLGKLKPENEHAHESGPSMLAPMLVFTTLGALGGLLAFGWTDGYGGFGYFVFAGDHQEAFHLNVGIAVASAVLALAGFGIAWLAYVTGSLSTEGIIARVRPVHTAVANKFYVDEVYQWTIDTVVLTLGNAIAWVDRALVNDVGVNGPGVVTERSGRVLRLVQTGKLYSYALGMVLGFLALAVAWWVAQ, encoded by the coding sequence ATGATGGAGTGGGCGTGGCTCATCCCGTCGCTGCCGGCGATCGCCTTCGCGCTCATGGTGGCGCTGAGGCGGTGGTTGCCGAACTGGGGCGCCATCCTGGCCACGGGCTCCATGGCCGTCAGCTTCGCGCTCTTCTTCTTCGTCTTCGCCGACTGGTTCGGGCAGAAGTCGTTCCCCGGCGACTACACGTTCATGTACAGCATCGACTGGCTGCGGGCCGGCGACGCCGTGCTGACGTGGGGCATGTGGATCGACCCGATCACGCTGACGATGCTGGGCCTCGTGACGGCGGCCGCGCTGGGCATCCAGGTCTACTCGTGGGGCTACATGGCCCACGAGCCGCGCTTCACCTGGTTTTTCGCCGTCCACTCCCTCTTCGCCGCTTCCATGCTCGCCCTCGTGATGGCCGACAACCTGCTGCTGCTCTACATCGCGTGGGAGCTGGTCGGCATCTGCAGCTACCTGCTCATCGGTTTCTTCTACGACCGGCGCTCGGCGGCCGAGGCGGCCAAGAAGGCCTTCATCACGACGCGCGTCGGCGACGTCGGCCTGCTCATCGGCATCCTGCTGCTCTTCGTCGAGACCGGCACCTTCGAGCTCTCGGCCATCTTCGCCGCGCTGGCGAACGGCGAGCTCTCCGAGGGCGTGGTCACCGGCGCGGCGCTCCTGATGCTCATGGGCGCCATCGGCAAGTCGGCGCAGTTCCCGTTCCACGTCTGGCTGCCCGACGCGATGGAGGGCCCGACGCCCGTCAGCGCGCTGGTGCACTCAGCCACGATGGTCGTTGCGGGCGTGTTCCTGGTGGCGCGCGTCTTCCCCTTCTTCGAGGCCTCGGACACGGCGTCGCTGGTGCTCCTCTGCCTCGGCGCGGTGACGGCCCTCGGCGCGGCCGCGATGGCGCTCGTGATGACCGACATCAAGCGCGTGCTCGCCTACTCGACGCTGACGGACCTCGCCTTCATGATGCTGGCCCTCGGCGCGGGCAGCGTGACGGCGGGCATGTTCCACCTGCTGCTCCACGGCTTCGCCAAGGCGACGCTGTTCCTCGGCGCGGGCAGCATCTCCCACGGCAGCGAGCAGACCGACATCCGGCAGATGGGCGGGCTGCGGCGGCGGATGCCGTTGACGGCGCTTGCCTTCGGCGTGGCGGCGCTCTCTCTGGGCGGCATCCCGCCCTTCGGCGGCTTCTTCAGCAAGGACGAGGTCACGCTGGCCGCCTTCCACGGGCAGTTCGGCTGGGTCTTCCTCATCGTCGCGCTGACAGTCGGCTTTATGAAGGCGCTGTACATGGGCCGCGTCTTCTTCTCCGCCTTCCTCGGCAAGCTGAAGCCCGAGAACGAGCACGCCCACGAGTCCGGGCCCTCCATGCTCGCACCCATGCTGGTCTTCACGACGCTCGGCGCATTGGGCGGCCTGCTCGCCTTCGGCTGGACCGACGGCTATGGGGGCTTCGGCTACTTCGTCTTCGCCGGCGACCACCAGGAGGCCTTCCACCTGAACGTGGGGATCGCGGTCGCGTCGGCGGTGCTGGCGCTCGCCGGCTTCGGCATCGCGTGGCTGGCGTACGTGACGGGCAGCCTGAGCACCGAGGGCATCATCGCGAGGGTGCGGCCCGTGCACACGGCCGTCGCCAACAAGTTCTACGTCGACGAGGTCTACCAGTGGACCATCGACACGGTCGTGCTCACGCTGGGCAACGCCATCGCCTGGGTTGACCGGGCGCTCGTGAACGACGTTGGGGTGAACGGCCCGGGCGTGGTGACGGAGCGGTCCGGGCGGGTCCTGCGGCTGGTGCAGACGGGCAAGCTCTACAGCTACGCGCTGGGCATGGTGCTCGGCTTCCTGGCCCTCGCCGTCGCGTGGTGGGTGGCGCAATGA
- the nuoK gene encoding NADH-quinone oxidoreductase subunit NuoK gives MELYHVELLSAALFAIGVYGVLARRNAVMVLMAVELMLNAATINAVAYAAFLDPGRLVGQVITVFIITVAAAEVGLAMAIILRLYRVRATANVDEADSMKG, from the coding sequence GTGGAGCTGTACCACGTCGAGCTGCTGAGCGCCGCGCTGTTCGCCATCGGGGTGTACGGCGTGCTGGCGCGCCGCAACGCCGTCATGGTGCTCATGGCGGTCGAGCTGATGCTCAACGCCGCGACCATCAACGCCGTCGCATACGCGGCCTTCTTGGACCCGGGACGGCTGGTGGGCCAGGTGATTACCGTCTTCATCATCACGGTGGCCGCGGCCGAAGTCGGCCTCGCAATGGCCATCATCCTGCGGCTCTACCGCGTCCGCGCCACGGCCAACGTGGACGAAGCGGACTCGATGAAGGGGTAG
- a CDS encoding NADH-quinone oxidoreductase subunit J produces MDAQAVAFAIVAVVALVSGIGVVTTRNVAHAALFLLVSLASVAGVFILLVAEFLALVQVLIYGGAVTIVLLFALMLTRAEEFSNVRANPQWLVGALAALGVFGAMGAVILNDRLDTQALQGPSLQELGGELFTNWVVPFEIASLVLLMALIGAIILARASDNDAPGSGG; encoded by the coding sequence ATGGACGCGCAGGCGGTCGCCTTCGCCATTGTTGCCGTCGTGGCTCTGGTCAGCGGCATCGGCGTGGTGACGACGCGCAACGTGGCCCACGCGGCCCTCTTCCTGCTGGTGAGCCTCGCCTCCGTGGCCGGCGTCTTCATCCTGCTCGTCGCCGAGTTCCTTGCGCTGGTGCAGGTGCTCATCTACGGCGGCGCGGTGACCATCGTGCTGCTCTTCGCGCTGATGCTGACGCGCGCCGAGGAGTTCTCCAACGTGCGGGCCAACCCGCAGTGGCTCGTCGGCGCGCTGGCCGCCCTCGGCGTCTTCGGCGCGATGGGCGCCGTCATCCTGAACGACCGGCTCGACACGCAGGCGCTGCAGGGCCCGAGCCTGCAGGAGCTCGGCGGCGAGCTCTTCACCAACTGGGTCGTCCCCTTCGAGATTGCGTCGCTGGTGCTGCTGATGGCCCTCATCGGCGCGATCATCCTCGCGCGGGCATCGGACAACGACGCGCCGGGGAGCGGGGGCTAG
- a CDS encoding 4Fe-4S dicluster domain-containing protein, with the protein MFNALKGMLVTLSTTLRKPVTAQYPKQHLPLQERQWGFPALTWDGEVGEPYCVGCMVCVRMCPTQCMSGTMVDNPKHAEGESTRRKIIGDFEINLGRCILCGICVEVCNFDAIEMSHEHEISHYARNGRRVDLPMLLDMGVKYQHESNWIPPTKKKAAVAAAAKAAAPAVEGGAPAAEAEAGEDTAEKESEA; encoded by the coding sequence GTGTTTAACGCGCTCAAGGGCATGCTCGTGACCCTGTCGACGACGCTCCGGAAGCCGGTGACGGCGCAGTACCCCAAGCAGCACCTGCCCCTGCAGGAGCGGCAGTGGGGTTTCCCCGCGCTGACGTGGGACGGCGAGGTCGGCGAGCCCTACTGCGTCGGCTGCATGGTGTGCGTGCGCATGTGCCCGACGCAGTGCATGTCCGGCACCATGGTCGACAACCCCAAGCACGCCGAGGGCGAGAGCACACGCCGCAAGATCATCGGGGACTTCGAGATCAACCTCGGCCGGTGCATCCTGTGCGGCATCTGCGTCGAGGTCTGCAACTTCGACGCCATCGAGATGAGCCACGAGCACGAGATCAGCCACTATGCCCGCAACGGCCGCCGCGTGGACCTGCCGATGCTGCTCGACATGGGCGTCAAGTACCAGCACGAGTCCAACTGGATCCCGCCGACGAAGAAGAAGGCGGCCGTCGCAGCAGCGGCCAAGGCCGCCGCTCCCGCCGTCGAGGGCGGCGCCCCGGCAGCCGAGGCGGAAGCCGGTGAGGACACCGCCGAAAAGGAGAGCGAGGCCTAA
- the nuoH gene encoding NADH-quinone oxidoreductase subunit NuoH, with amino-acid sequence MILLVALALGVIGLVALIALSVFFGGEDALLLVIRAGALLTILSVVVLSLTWLERKSLGRIQQRMGPMRVGPFGVLQPVADAIKLVVKEDIMPSWVDRPIYWLAPLAVFIPSFLVWVAVPFSSDLVLRDMDLGVVYILAMSVLSIIGLIMAGWASANKYGIMGGLRSAAQLISYEIPLLVIAMTIAMLAGTLNLTAIAEGQGYQWYILLQPMAFVVFLLAGLAEVGRSPFDIFQAESELVGGPFIEYSGAHWSIFFLAEYINTFLIAALVTIFFLGGWSGPFLPEVLWFLIKCYAVILLIFWLRGTLPRLRIDQLMAFGWQALVPLSFLNFVMVAFVLFYGWPVWVHTILGVVTLAGAAVFIYTRQASQKNRPKVKLVSAREVRRV; translated from the coding sequence GTGATCCTCCTCGTGGCCCTCGCCCTGGGCGTCATCGGCCTCGTCGCGCTGATAGCGCTCTCCGTGTTCTTCGGCGGCGAGGACGCGCTGCTGCTGGTCATCCGCGCGGGGGCGCTGCTCACCATCCTGAGCGTCGTCGTGCTCTCGCTGACGTGGCTGGAGCGGAAGTCGCTGGGGCGCATCCAGCAGCGCATGGGCCCGATGCGCGTCGGCCCCTTCGGCGTGCTGCAGCCCGTGGCCGACGCGATCAAGCTGGTGGTCAAAGAAGACATCATGCCCTCATGGGTGGACCGGCCTATCTACTGGCTGGCCCCGCTGGCCGTCTTCATCCCGAGCTTCCTCGTCTGGGTGGCCGTGCCCTTCAGCTCCGACCTGGTGCTGCGCGACATGGACCTGGGTGTGGTCTACATCCTCGCCATGTCCGTCCTCTCCATCATCGGGCTCATCATGGCCGGCTGGGCGTCCGCCAACAAGTACGGCATCATGGGCGGCCTGCGCAGCGCGGCGCAGCTCATCAGCTACGAGATCCCGCTGCTGGTCATCGCTATGACGATCGCGATGCTGGCGGGCACGCTGAACCTGACGGCCATCGCCGAGGGGCAGGGGTACCAGTGGTACATCCTGCTGCAGCCGATGGCCTTCGTCGTCTTCCTGCTGGCGGGCCTCGCCGAGGTCGGCCGCAGCCCCTTCGACATCTTCCAGGCGGAGTCGGAGCTGGTGGGCGGGCCGTTCATCGAGTACAGCGGCGCGCACTGGTCCATCTTCTTCCTGGCCGAGTACATCAACACGTTCCTCATCGCCGCGCTGGTGACCATCTTCTTCCTGGGCGGCTGGTCCGGGCCCTTCCTGCCGGAGGTGCTCTGGTTCCTCATCAAGTGCTACGCCGTCATCCTGCTCATCTTCTGGCTGCGGGGGACGCTGCCGCGGCTGCGCATCGACCAGCTCATGGCCTTCGGCTGGCAGGCGCTGGTGCCGCTCTCCTTCCTGAACTTCGTGATGGTCGCCTTCGTGCTCTTCTACGGCTGGCCGGTCTGGGTGCACACGATTCTCGGAGTCGTCACGCTGGCAGGCGCGGCCGTTTTCATCTACACCCGGCAGGCGTCGCAGAAGAACCGGCCGAAGGTGAAGCTGGTGTCCGCGCGGGAGGTGCGACGTGTTTAA
- a CDS encoding NADH-quinone oxidoreductase subunit D, translated as MTEAQRLESVDILVNMGPQHPSTHGVFRMVLWVDGERIVDCDPHIGYLHRGSEKLSEGELYSQIITLFDRMDYIGNFNTELAFVGAVEKLMNLAVPERAEYIRVILCELNRISSHMLFYGTMGLDAGAMTPIMYGFRERERIQNLFEAVTGARMMHNYFRIGGLREEPPDDFVARVQGVLPAIEQGIEEGDRLLTYNEVFLARSRGIGVLSGQEALDYGLTGPSLRASGIPDDIRAVEPYSIYDRFDFDIPIGENGDTWDRYAMRVEEMRQSVKIVKQALEQMPESGAIKAQVRGIPRPPKGEAYFRAENPRGEIGVYLVSDGGDKPYRLKIRPPSFANLQALRPMLRNTYVADAVMVLGSLDIVLGEVDR; from the coding sequence ATGACGGAAGCCCAACGCCTGGAATCCGTAGATATCCTCGTGAACATGGGGCCGCAGCACCCGTCAACCCATGGCGTATTTCGTATGGTGCTCTGGGTCGATGGCGAGCGCATCGTCGACTGCGACCCCCACATCGGCTACCTCCACCGCGGCTCCGAGAAACTCTCCGAGGGTGAGCTCTACTCGCAGATCATCACCCTCTTCGACCGGATGGACTACATCGGCAACTTCAACACGGAGCTGGCCTTCGTCGGCGCCGTCGAGAAGCTCATGAACCTCGCCGTCCCCGAGCGCGCCGAGTACATCCGCGTCATCCTCTGTGAGCTCAACCGCATCTCCAGCCACATGCTCTTCTACGGCACCATGGGCCTCGACGCGGGCGCAATGACGCCCATCATGTACGGCTTCCGCGAGCGGGAGCGCATCCAGAACCTCTTCGAGGCGGTCACCGGCGCGCGCATGATGCACAACTACTTCCGCATCGGCGGGCTGCGCGAGGAGCCGCCCGACGACTTCGTCGCCCGCGTGCAGGGCGTGCTGCCCGCCATCGAGCAGGGCATCGAGGAGGGCGACCGGCTGCTTACGTACAACGAGGTCTTCCTCGCCCGCTCCCGGGGCATCGGCGTGCTCAGCGGGCAGGAGGCGCTCGACTACGGCCTGACGGGGCCGTCGCTGCGCGCGTCCGGCATCCCGGACGACATCCGCGCCGTCGAGCCGTACTCCATCTACGACCGCTTCGACTTTGACATTCCCATCGGCGAGAACGGCGACACGTGGGACCGGTACGCGATGCGCGTAGAGGAGATGCGGCAGTCGGTGAAGATCGTGAAACAGGCGCTGGAGCAGATGCCGGAGTCGGGGGCCATCAAGGCGCAGGTGCGCGGCATCCCGCGCCCGCCCAAGGGCGAGGCCTACTTCCGCGCCGAGAACCCCCGCGGCGAGATCGGGGTCTACCTGGTCAGCGACGGCGGCGACAAGCCGTACCGGCTCAAGATCCGGCCGCCGTCCTTCGCGAACCTGCAGGCGCTGCGGCCCATGCTCCGCAACACCTACGTGGCCGACGCCGTCATGGTCCTCGGCTCCCTGGACATCGTGCTGGGGGAGGTGGACCGGTGA
- a CDS encoding thiamine pyrophosphate-dependent enzyme produces MTTGSAQMTAANFRSGINPDWCPGCGDFGVLNSLQRACAELGLQPHQILTVSGIGCSSNLPGYINAYGAHTLHGRSLAVASGAKLANHDLTVIATGGDGDGYGIGGNHFTHTARRNIDITYIVMNNQIYGLTTGQISPTSRLGMKTKSTPFGNVETPLNPLTQAIMNGATYVARAYSGDIRHTTALIRGAIEHKGFALVDVFSPCVTFNLDNSHDFFKQRVVKLEEQGHDPQDWKSACERAMEWGDTINVGLFFQGNDIETLGQREPVLEKGGPIAHRDLAITDEQRERIVRRMM; encoded by the coding sequence ATGACCACTGGCAGTGCACAAATGACGGCTGCAAACTTCCGCTCCGGGATCAACCCGGACTGGTGCCCGGGGTGCGGCGATTTCGGGGTGCTCAACTCGCTGCAGCGGGCGTGCGCCGAGCTGGGCCTGCAACCGCACCAGATCCTGACGGTGAGCGGCATCGGCTGCTCCTCCAACCTGCCGGGCTACATCAACGCCTACGGCGCGCACACGCTGCACGGGCGCTCCCTCGCGGTGGCGTCCGGCGCGAAGCTCGCGAACCATGACCTGACGGTCATCGCGACGGGCGGCGACGGTGACGGCTACGGCATCGGTGGCAACCACTTCACGCACACCGCGCGCCGCAACATCGACATCACCTACATCGTCATGAACAACCAGATCTACGGCCTCACCACGGGCCAGATCTCGCCCACCAGCCGGCTGGGCATGAAGACCAAGAGCACGCCCTTCGGCAACGTCGAGACGCCGCTCAACCCCCTGACGCAGGCCATCATGAACGGTGCCACGTACGTCGCGCGCGCCTACAGCGGCGACATCCGCCACACCACGGCCCTCATCCGGGGCGCCATCGAGCACAAGGGCTTCGCGCTGGTGGACGTCTTCAGCCCCTGCGTCACCTTCAACCTCGACAACTCGCACGACTTCTTCAAGCAGCGGGTCGTCAAGCTGGAGGAGCAGGGACACGACCCGCAGGACTGGAAGTCGGCCTGCGAGCGCGCCATGGAGTGGGGCGACACCATCAACGTCGGCCTCTTCTTCCAGGGCAACGACATCGAGACGCTGGGGCAGCGGGAGCCCGTGCTGGAGAAGGGCGGCCCCATCGCGCACCGCGACCTGGCCATCACCGACGAGCAGCGCGAGAGAATTGTCCGCCGGATGATGTAG